Proteins encoded by one window of Thermodesulfobacteriota bacterium:
- a CDS encoding oligopeptide/dipeptide ABC transporter ATP-binding protein: MNNGKETIIELERIVKKYASRASFFGARGKDIIALNMISIKILRGEIFGLVGESGSGKTTAGRLIARLEKPEQGRIYLKGLEMGVLKGKALKNFPRKVQMIFQDPYQSLNPQLSIFDTISEPLVIHKIGNAKDREDKVWQIMKAVGLSPPDDFVNRYPHQLSGGQRQRVAIARVMVLNPDFVVADEPTSMLDASISAQIFNILLEMREKFEVTLLFITHSLAAARYLCDRIAVIYKGNMMELGSADQVIQKPKHPYTQALIDALPKFGRSAEPNQNNTLLSLEREAVEHTGCPFFTRCRVANKTKCRLERPLLKETNDSHWVACFYATNGAKKGC, from the coding sequence ATGAACAACGGTAAAGAAACCATTATTGAGCTGGAACGCATAGTTAAAAAATACGCATCCAGGGCATCCTTTTTTGGTGCGCGAGGGAAGGATATCATTGCGCTCAATATGATATCCATCAAGATATTAAGGGGAGAGATATTTGGTCTTGTGGGAGAAAGCGGGAGCGGTAAGACTACAGCCGGTCGCTTAATTGCCCGACTGGAAAAACCGGAGCAAGGCAGAATATACCTGAAAGGCCTTGAAATGGGAGTGCTCAAGGGAAAGGCATTGAAAAATTTCCCTCGCAAGGTCCAGATGATCTTTCAGGACCCTTATCAATCTCTCAACCCCCAGCTTTCGATCTTTGATACGATCTCAGAGCCCTTGGTTATCCATAAAATAGGAAATGCCAAAGATAGAGAAGACAAAGTGTGGCAGATAATGAAAGCAGTCGGTCTTTCTCCGCCCGATGATTTTGTTAACCGTTATCCCCATCAACTCAGCGGTGGTCAGAGGCAAAGGGTGGCCATTGCCAGAGTGATGGTGTTGAACCCTGATTTTGTGGTCGCCGATGAACCGACTTCCATGCTTGATGCCTCTATCTCGGCCCAGATCTTCAACATTCTGCTCGAGATGCGGGAAAAATTTGAAGTCACCCTTCTGTTTATCACTCACAGTCTGGCGGCTGCCCGCTATCTGTGTGACCGTATTGCGGTGATATATAAGGGAAATATGATGGAACTGGGGAGTGCAGATCAGGTGATACAAAAGCCCAAACATCCCTATACCCAGGCCTTGATTGATGCGCTGCCCAAGTTTGGGCGGTCCGCTGAGCCAAATCAAAATAATACCTTACTTTCTTTGGAGAGAGAGGCGGTGGAACATACAGGATGCCCTTTTTTTACCCGGTGCAGGGTTGCCAATAAAACCAAATGCCGACTGGAAAGACCCCTTTTAAAAGAAACGAATGATTCCCACTGGGTGGCTTGTTTTTATGCGACCAATGGGGCTAAGAAAGGTTGTTGA
- the nifU gene encoding Fe-S cluster assembly protein NifU codes for MWEYTDKVKDHFLKPRNAGEVENANAVGEVGSMACGDALKLSLRVDENGKVADAKFQTFGCASAIASASALTEMLKGKTVEEADKITNQDIADFLGGLPKEKMHCSVLGRQALEQALAQYKGERVKQQEGEIVCECFGVTDREIEKAIRENDLSTVEEVTNYTKAGGGCENCHDNIREIIATVRAEQKPVVKPKLTNIQKIRMIEETIEKEIRPSLKHDGGDVELIDVVGNRVLVAKRGSCAVCHASEQTFKNLVEKKLQELVLPELVVEEVAQ; via the coding sequence ATGTGGGAATATACTGACAAAGTGAAAGATCATTTTCTTAAACCCCGTAATGCCGGGGAAGTGGAAAACGCCAATGCTGTTGGTGAGGTGGGCTCCATGGCATGCGGCGATGCTCTCAAACTCAGTTTAAGAGTGGATGAAAACGGTAAGGTCGCGGATGCCAAATTCCAGACTTTTGGTTGTGCGAGCGCCATTGCTTCCGCATCAGCCCTTACTGAGATGCTTAAGGGGAAGACCGTGGAGGAAGCGGACAAGATCACCAATCAGGATATTGCCGACTTTTTAGGGGGTCTTCCAAAAGAAAAGATGCACTGCTCCGTACTTGGACGCCAGGCTCTCGAGCAGGCGCTTGCCCAATACAAGGGTGAACGAGTAAAGCAACAAGAGGGTGAGATCGTCTGTGAATGTTTTGGCGTGACCGACCGGGAAATCGAGAAGGCGATAAGAGAAAATGACCTTTCCACGGTTGAAGAAGTCACCAACTACACCAAAGCCGGAGGCGGCTGCGAGAACTGCCATGACAACATCCGAGAAATCATTGCCACGGTAAGAGCTGAACAAAAGCCCGTGGTCAAACCCAAATTGACCAACATCCAGAAAATCAGGATGATCGAGGAGACCATTGAAAAAGAAATCAGGCCGTCTTTGAAGCATGACGGCGGGGATGTTGAGCTTATCGATGTGGTAGGAAACCGCGTTCTGGTCGCCAAGCGGGGATCCTGTGCCGTATGCCATGCTTCTGAACAGACTTTTAAAAACCTGGTGGAAAAAAAGCTCCAGGAACTGGTCTTACCCGAACTGGTCGTTGAGGAGGTGGCCCAATGA
- a CDS encoding formylglycine-generating enzyme family protein → MLKKVKTLAFLFFMVVLAYFFAPYPVLASEPVFHHPLGMEFVLIPAGTFTMGSPPDEPHRSKTEAQHPVTISKPFYMQDTEVTLKQWRAIMGKRFFGRRKGTGDMPVARVSWYDCMKFIKKLNAREKGVYRLPTEAEWEYACRAGTTTAYSWGSRIDCSRAMYSNNRIKSGECLNYVKSRGMAFDGAVPVKSYPPNAYRLYDMHGNVWEWCIYRHEDYRTLAVADPLGTDLGTRKIRRGGSWFGPGYLCRSANRNVGHPASRYRTTGFRLVWTESGDLIGKAKERERKPMEEEDQDGP, encoded by the coding sequence ATGTTAAAAAAAGTAAAAACATTAGCCTTCCTTTTTTTTATGGTTGTGCTGGCATACTTTTTTGCGCCTTACCCGGTGCTTGCTTCCGAGCCGGTTTTTCACCATCCATTGGGTATGGAATTCGTCTTAATCCCGGCAGGAACATTCACCATGGGGAGCCCGCCGGATGAGCCGCATCGGTCAAAAACCGAGGCACAGCATCCGGTTACAATCAGCAAACCTTTTTACATGCAGGACACTGAGGTGACCCTGAAACAGTGGCGGGCGATCATGGGAAAGAGGTTCTTCGGCCGGCGAAAGGGGACCGGTGATATGCCGGTAGCGCGGGTGTCGTGGTATGATTGTATGAAATTCATAAAAAAGCTGAATGCACGGGAAAAAGGGGTTTATCGACTGCCGACAGAGGCGGAATGGGAATACGCCTGCAGGGCTGGGACAACCACTGCCTATAGCTGGGGGAGCAGGATTGATTGCAGCAGGGCTATGTACAGCAATAACCGCATCAAATCAGGGGAATGTCTTAATTATGTAAAATCACGGGGAATGGCCTTTGATGGTGCGGTTCCGGTAAAGAGTTATCCCCCCAATGCCTATAGACTTTACGATATGCATGGCAATGTGTGGGAATGGTGCATTTACCGGCATGAAGATTACCGGACACTTGCCGTGGCAGACCCCCTGGGGACTGACTTGGGAACCAGAAAGATACGACGGGGAGGGAGCTGGTTCGGGCCGGGATACTTGTGTCGTTCTGCCAATCGGAATGTGGGTCATCCCGCCAGCAGATATCGTACCACCGGTTTCAGACTTGTCTGGACTGAGTCGGGCGATTTGATTGGCAAGGCAAAAGAAAGAGAGCGGAAACCAATGGAAGAAGAAGATCAAGATGGTCCCTAA
- the epsC gene encoding serine O-acetyltransferase EpsC yields the protein MVLAMDVSYKEDQCKTEVAATERFREEIPAIVDKLVQTCDSGECFDHVGPEPVPSKKSIIDLIEQARRILYPGYFIRSRVDEVNLSYYYGQEVTAFFEAFSQQITLAIRHDCLRYNQPCTHCEERGQESAIDFIREMPMLRSLLAKDVRATYEGDPAAKGYDDIIFSYPGLFAVTVYRMAHQLHHQDIPLIPRIMSEYAHSLTGIDIHPGAHIGESFFVDHGTGVVVGETTEIGNHVRLYQGVTLGALSLPRNSAEALRSKKRHPTIEDDVTIYAGATILGGDTVIGARSVIGGNVWITDSVPPDNKVFLKKPELIFKEKSSLGT from the coding sequence ATGGTATTAGCTATGGATGTTTCATACAAAGAGGATCAGTGTAAAACCGAGGTTGCCGCCACAGAACGGTTCCGTGAAGAGATTCCGGCCATTGTGGACAAACTGGTGCAAACCTGTGACAGCGGAGAATGTTTTGATCATGTGGGCCCGGAACCCGTTCCTTCGAAGAAATCGATCATAGACCTGATTGAACAGGCGAGACGCATCCTTTATCCGGGTTACTTTATCCGGTCAAGGGTGGACGAGGTGAATCTCAGCTACTATTACGGGCAGGAAGTGACCGCATTTTTTGAGGCCTTTTCCCAACAGATTACCCTTGCGATCAGGCATGATTGTCTTCGCTATAATCAACCCTGCACCCATTGCGAAGAACGAGGCCAGGAATCTGCAATCGATTTCATCCGTGAAATGCCTATGTTGAGGTCTCTGCTGGCCAAGGATGTCCGGGCAACGTATGAGGGCGATCCGGCTGCCAAGGGTTATGACGATATTATATTCAGTTATCCCGGGCTTTTTGCCGTTACAGTATATCGCATGGCCCACCAGCTTCATCATCAGGACATTCCCTTGATCCCGCGTATTATGTCAGAATATGCCCACAGTCTGACCGGGATCGATATCCATCCTGGCGCCCATATCGGAGAGAGTTTCTTTGTCGATCATGGCACCGGCGTGGTGGTGGGTGAGACGACAGAGATCGGGAATCATGTGAGGCTATATCAGGGGGTAACCCTGGGGGCATTGTCACTGCCGAGAAATTCAGCGGAAGCACTCAGGAGCAAAAAACGCCACCCCACCATTGAGGATGATGTGACCATCTATGCAGGGGCTACCATATTGGGAGGGGATACGGTGATCGGCGCTCGTTCAGTGATTGGTGGGAATGTTTGGATTACCGATTCGGTGCCGCCGGATAACAAAGTCTTTCTGAAAAAACCCGAACTGATCTTTAAGGAAAAATCTTCTTTAGGAACGTAA
- the nifS gene encoding cysteine desulfurase NifS, which yields MTTIYLDNNATTQVAPEVLETMLPYYDDFYGNPSSAYSFGGQVDSKIREAREQVATLIGAMPEEIIFTSCGSESDNTAIMSAMSTETGKAHIVTSRVEHPAVKVLGTHLSNKGYRLTEIPVNREGQLDMDRYRDSLTRDTAIVSLMWANNETGVIFPVEEAAKMARDRGIIFHTDAVQAVGKIPIDMKNNTIDMLSLSGHKIHAPKGTGVLYVRKGTRFSPFLIGGHQEKGRRGGTENTASIVGLGKACELAARNMEEENTRVKYLRDKLEKEILNRVPNSRLNGESLNRLPNTSNISFEFVEGEAILLLMDELGICASSGSACTSGSLQPSHVLRAMGVPFTMAHGSIRFSMSIYNNEEEIDFVIDKIPPIIEKLRNLSPYWKPDGQTCTTDV from the coding sequence ATGACAACCATTTACCTTGACAACAACGCGACAACCCAGGTGGCACCGGAAGTACTGGAAACCATGCTGCCCTATTATGACGATTTTTACGGCAACCCTTCCAGTGCCTATTCCTTTGGTGGTCAGGTGGACAGCAAGATTCGGGAGGCGCGGGAGCAGGTGGCGACCCTCATTGGTGCCATGCCTGAAGAAATCATTTTTACCAGCTGCGGATCGGAAAGTGACAACACGGCAATCATGTCCGCTATGTCCACCGAGACCGGGAAGGCCCATATTGTTACCAGCAGGGTGGAACATCCCGCCGTTAAGGTTCTTGGCACCCACCTATCCAATAAAGGGTATCGGTTGACCGAGATTCCAGTTAACAGAGAAGGACAACTCGACATGGACCGTTACCGAGATAGTCTTACCCGTGATACAGCCATTGTCAGCCTTATGTGGGCCAACAATGAAACAGGGGTTATCTTTCCGGTGGAAGAGGCCGCAAAAATGGCACGGGACAGGGGCATTATCTTTCATACCGATGCGGTTCAGGCAGTGGGTAAAATACCCATTGATATGAAGAACAACACCATTGATATGCTCTCATTGTCGGGCCACAAGATCCATGCGCCCAAAGGGACAGGGGTTCTCTATGTGCGCAAGGGAACCAGGTTTTCTCCTTTCCTTATCGGAGGGCATCAGGAAAAGGGGCGAAGAGGAGGAACTGAAAACACCGCCAGTATTGTTGGATTGGGAAAGGCCTGTGAACTAGCGGCCCGGAATATGGAGGAAGAGAACACCCGGGTAAAATATTTACGAGATAAACTGGAAAAAGAGATCCTAAATCGGGTCCCCAACAGCCGACTTAACGGAGAATCTTTGAACCGTCTTCCCAATACCAGCAACATCAGTTTTGAATTTGTGGAAGGTGAAGCCATTCTTCTGTTGATGGACGAATTAGGTATCTGTGCTTCTTCAGGGTCTGCCTGCACATCCGGGTCCCTGCAGCCTTCTCACGTCCTTCGTGCCATGGGGGTGCCATTCACCATGGCCCACGGTTCCATTAGATTCAGCATGAGTATATACAACAACGAGGAAGAGATCGATTTTGTGATTGATAAGATTCCCCCCATCATTGAGAAATTGAGGAACCTGTCCCCATACTGGAAACCGGATGGGCAGACCTGCACCACGGATGTTTGA